From a single Meles meles chromosome 21, mMelMel3.1 paternal haplotype, whole genome shotgun sequence genomic region:
- the TMEM130 gene encoding transmembrane protein 130 isoform X1 codes for MAPAFWPILSRVFWLACLLPLAPARVAAGLYELHLTTDGPATTGAEVTITASLVASDNGSLVLPTNTRLYHFHWIHTPLLLTGKTDEAFSSTIRAVGTVPGDFPVSVWVTAANCWTCPPVARSLLVLPITELLVGNLVVTQNTSLPWPSSYLTKTVLKVSFLLHDPSNFFKTASFLYNWDFGDGTQMVTKDAMVYYNYSIIGTFTVKLKVVAEWEQATQNAGKGIMQKTGDFSASLKLQETLRGIQVLGPTLIQTFQKMTVTLNFLGSPPLTVCWRLKPECLPLEEGECHPVSVASTAYNLTHTFRDPGDYCFSIRAENVISKTHQYHRIQVWPSSIQPAVFAFPCATLITMMLAFIMYMTLRNAAHQKDMVEVADFDFSPMSDKNPEPPAGVRCCCQMCCGPFLLETPSEYLEVVRENHGLLPPLYKSVKTYTV; via the exons ATGGCCCCGGCCTTCTGGCCGATCCTCAGCCGCGTCTTTTGGCTCGCCTGCCTCCTGCCTTTGGCCCCGGCTAGGGTGGCCGCAG GGCTGTATGAACTGCACCTCACCACCGATGGCCCTGCCACCACGGGGGCAGAGGTGACAATCACAGCTAGCCTGGTGGCCAGCGACAATGGCAGCCTGGTCCTGCCCACCAACACCCGCCTCTACCACTTCCACTGGATCCATACCCCGCTGCTGCTCACGGGGAAGACCGATGAGGCTTTCAGCTCCACCATCCGTGCCGTGGGGACCGTGCCCGGGGACTTCCCGGTCTCCGTCTGGGTCACCGCTGCCAACTGCTGGACATGCCCACCTGTGGCCAGGAGCCTCCTCGTCCTCCCCATCACAG agCTCCTTGTGGGGAACCTCGTTGTCACCCAGAACACCTCCCTGCCCTGGCCCAGCTCTTACCTCACCAAGACAGTCCTTAaagtttccttccttctccatgaCCCGAGCAACTTCTTCAAGACGGCCTCATTTCTCTACAACTGGGACTTCGGAGACGG CACCCAGATGGTGACTAAAGACGCTATGGTCTATTACAACTATTCCATCATCGGAACCTTCACTGTGAAGCTCAAGGTGGTGGCGGAGTGGGAACAGGCAACGCAGAATGCCGGGAAGGGCATCATGCAGAAGACAGGCGACTTCTCTGCCTCGCTGAAGCTGCAGG AAACCCTTCGAGGCATCCAGGTCTTGGGGCCCACCCTAATCCAGACCTTCCAAAAGATGACAGTGACCTTGAACTTCCTGGGGAG CCCCCCTCTGACTGTGTGCTGGCGTCTCAAGCCCGAGTGCCTGCCGCTGGAGGAAGGGGAATGCCACCCCGTGTCGGTGGCCAGCACGGCCTACAACCTGACCCACACGTTCAGGGATCCCGGGGACTACTGCTTCAGCATCCGGGCTGAGAACGTCATCAGCAAGACACACCAGTACCACAGGATCCAAGTGTGGCCCTCCA GCATCCAGCCGGCCGTCTTTGCCTTCCCGTGCGCCACGCTGATCACCATGATGCTCGCCTTCATCATGTACATGACCCTACGGAATGCCGCTCACCAGAAGGACATGGTAGAG GTGGCTGATTTTGACTTTTCCCCCATGTCTGACAAGAACCCGGAGCCTCCCGCTGGGGTCCGCTGCTGCTGCCAGATGTGCTGCGGGCCCTTCTTGCTCGAGACGCCCTCGGAGTACCTGGAAGTTGTCCGCGAGAACCACGGGCTGCTGCCGCCCCTCTACAAATCCGTCAAAACGTACACCGTGTGA
- the TMEM130 gene encoding transmembrane protein 130 isoform X2 — MAPAFWPILSRVFWLACLLPLAPARVAAGLYELHLTTDGPATTGAEVTITASLVASDNGSLVLPTNTRLYHFHWIHTPLLLTGKTDEAFSSTIRAVGTVPGDFPVSVWVTAANCWTCPPVARSLLVLPITELLVGNLVVTQNTSLPWPSSYLTKTVLKVSFLLHDPSNFFKTASFLYNWDFGDGTQMVTKDAMVYYNYSIIGTFTVKLKVVAEWEQATQNAGKGIMQKTGDFSASLKLQETLRGIQVLGPTLIQTFQKMTVTLNFLGSPPLTVCWRLKPECLPLEEGECHPVSVASTAYNLTHTFRDPGDYCFSIRAENVISKTHQYHRIQVWPSSIQPAVFAFPCATLITMMLAFIMYMTLRNAAHQKDMVENPEPPAGVRCCCQMCCGPFLLETPSEYLEVVRENHGLLPPLYKSVKTYTV; from the exons ATGGCCCCGGCCTTCTGGCCGATCCTCAGCCGCGTCTTTTGGCTCGCCTGCCTCCTGCCTTTGGCCCCGGCTAGGGTGGCCGCAG GGCTGTATGAACTGCACCTCACCACCGATGGCCCTGCCACCACGGGGGCAGAGGTGACAATCACAGCTAGCCTGGTGGCCAGCGACAATGGCAGCCTGGTCCTGCCCACCAACACCCGCCTCTACCACTTCCACTGGATCCATACCCCGCTGCTGCTCACGGGGAAGACCGATGAGGCTTTCAGCTCCACCATCCGTGCCGTGGGGACCGTGCCCGGGGACTTCCCGGTCTCCGTCTGGGTCACCGCTGCCAACTGCTGGACATGCCCACCTGTGGCCAGGAGCCTCCTCGTCCTCCCCATCACAG agCTCCTTGTGGGGAACCTCGTTGTCACCCAGAACACCTCCCTGCCCTGGCCCAGCTCTTACCTCACCAAGACAGTCCTTAaagtttccttccttctccatgaCCCGAGCAACTTCTTCAAGACGGCCTCATTTCTCTACAACTGGGACTTCGGAGACGG CACCCAGATGGTGACTAAAGACGCTATGGTCTATTACAACTATTCCATCATCGGAACCTTCACTGTGAAGCTCAAGGTGGTGGCGGAGTGGGAACAGGCAACGCAGAATGCCGGGAAGGGCATCATGCAGAAGACAGGCGACTTCTCTGCCTCGCTGAAGCTGCAGG AAACCCTTCGAGGCATCCAGGTCTTGGGGCCCACCCTAATCCAGACCTTCCAAAAGATGACAGTGACCTTGAACTTCCTGGGGAG CCCCCCTCTGACTGTGTGCTGGCGTCTCAAGCCCGAGTGCCTGCCGCTGGAGGAAGGGGAATGCCACCCCGTGTCGGTGGCCAGCACGGCCTACAACCTGACCCACACGTTCAGGGATCCCGGGGACTACTGCTTCAGCATCCGGGCTGAGAACGTCATCAGCAAGACACACCAGTACCACAGGATCCAAGTGTGGCCCTCCA GCATCCAGCCGGCCGTCTTTGCCTTCCCGTGCGCCACGCTGATCACCATGATGCTCGCCTTCATCATGTACATGACCCTACGGAATGCCGCTCACCAGAAGGACATGGTAGAG AACCCGGAGCCTCCCGCTGGGGTCCGCTGCTGCTGCCAGATGTGCTGCGGGCCCTTCTTGCTCGAGACGCCCTCGGAGTACCTGGAAGTTGTCCGCGAGAACCACGGGCTGCTGCCGCCCCTCTACAAATCCGTCAAAACGTACACCGTGTGA